The genome window ATTTTCTCATTTTAGGGTTTCGCTAATGAATTTCGCATTTTAGGGTTTCGCCAATAAATTTCGCATTTAGGGATTTCGTCAATGAATTTTTCGCATTTTGGGGCTTCACATAAATTAATGCATTTTGAGGTTTCCCTAatgagtttttgaattttggggTTTCGTCAATAAATTTTCACATTTTGGGGTTTCGTGAATGATTTTCACATTTTGGGTATCAAAAATGAATTGTCGAATTTTGGGGTTACGTTAATGAATTTTCGCATTTTGGGGTTTCGTCAATGAACTTTCACATTTTGGGGTGTtacaaattaattttcataGTTTGGTGTTTCGCTAATGAATTTTTGCGTTATGTGATTTCAAGATTATGAATTTTTCACATTTTAGGATTTTGCTATTGAATTGTTGCATTTTGGGGTTTCGTCAATGAATATTCATATTTTGAGCTTTAGTCATGAATTGTCGCATTTTGAAGTTTCACAAATGAATTTTCACATTTTAGggtttcatgaatgaattatCGCGTTTTAGggtttcatgaatgaattttcGCAATGGGACTTCACATGAATTTTAGCATTTTGTGGTTTCAAGAATGAATTTTAGCATTTTCGGGTTTCGTGAATGAATTTTCtcattttagggttttgctAATTAATTGTAGCATTTTGAGGTTTCATCAATGAATTTTCACATTTTGAGGTTTTGTCTAagatttttttgcattttgagGTTTCGTTAATGAGTTTTTCGCATTTTGGGGCATACAAAGGAATTTTCGTATTTCATGGTGTCaagaatgaattttttcattttgtgattCTAAGAATGAATTTTCGCATTTCGTGGTTTCGTCAATGAGTTTTGCATTTTAAGGTTTCACTAGgtcaaaatgcaaaaattcATTCTTGAAACCACGAAATGTGAAAATTCATTATCGAAACCTTCAAATGCACAAATTCATtaacaaaaccctaaaacgaaaaaattcattcatgaaatcctAAAATGCAAAAAAGCTTTGACGAAACGCCAAAATGCCAAAATTCATTCTTAAAACCATGAAATGCGATTTATTAGTGAAACCTTAAAATGCGAAAATTTATTTGCGAAAATTCATtaacaaaaccccaaaaataagagaattcatttttatttttatttttaaacaaaaaaaagaagagagaattcattaatgaaaatgattttaaaCAACCACAAATGTTTTGATAGTTGATAccacattttcatttttcaaatgttttctAGGATTCGTGTAGCCTAATCCTTCGGTCGATATGTtggaaaaacataaaaataaaaataaaaggggaTATTCGTGGAAAGACCATTCCAATGCAAGACAAGAGAacggaaaaggaaaaaaaaaaattcataaattcataattcaagGCCACCAATTGTAGTGTGGCTACTGACTGCAGGACTCgttatttgttattttgaacAACACCAATAAAGCATAGAATAAtgagtctctctctctattcACAATCTGCAGTTTCATTCAACAGAGTTAAATTCAAATGACTTTAATTTACAATCAAATTAGAACATCAAGAAAAATTATACagatatttcaattttaagaCGTTCTTTATAAAGAAAAGGATTCATAATCTTCATATTTAACCACCAAAAGagtgttataaaaaaaaaaatcaagaatgTAAAATACACCAGATAAGTTGCATTCAtgtgaaaaatgaaatcaaacttCAACTGCAACAGCCTCCAGCTTGAGAGGAAGAGCCATCTCTGCCTCCTGATGGTCCCGGAATTCCACCATATCCAACTTTTATGCCATAAGACTGCAAACAAGACCAAGATTTGAGAATAAAGCCCATACGGCTCTCATTCATTCAATACTACAAATTGTTTACTTTGTATCTGAATATTCGCCGGAAGGAATTTCTTGTTCATTTTGACTTTATTGTGGTATTGTCTATTTATTGCAGGTCCAATCAGTAGTGGTTTAATGTACGGGTAACtatacaaagagaatgacatGATAGGTATAAGGTAATAATTAGTGATGGTggaacaatttcaaatattttcagAGTCAATACTTCGAAACATGAGTCCAACCCAGCCTCATCTCTGTATTAGTACAGAGATTTCAACAGATACTCTATATATTTCAAGTGTGAGCTTACCCATTACATTTCAGACTGCTCTAAATTCTAAGCAAGGATAATTAGCAATCATATAAGAAATTTACTCTGCAATCAGTCAGTACAAGATGCATTCACATAATGGCTCCATGGACCACACAGTCGATCATTATCCTAGACATTCACAAAATGCTCCATTCAAGCAGATTgtgagattttttttacatgttttaCTAAAATGCCGACTAAAAGGTTAGGAGGACATGTAAGGaagaatacaaaaagaaagaaagctaACCTCATTTGACACATCAAAAACTCCATCTTGAATCTTCTTGTATATGGTTGCagcagtttttataaatgccTGAACGAAAAATAACTAGTATTAATAAAGGCAAAATCAAACATCACAAAGGGATTGGGTTTTCTTAACAAAACAGTGTCCATCAAAAAGGCAATCTATTGTCACCTCCTCAACATTCTGAGCAGTTTTAGCAGAGGCCTCCATAAAGATCAGTCCATGCTCCTTTGCAAACTGTTCCCCTTCCTCTGTACTCACAGCCCGTCTGTGAGCAAGATCACACTTATTACCAATTAACATTATTGTCATGTTTGCATTTGCATGTTGCCTCGCGTCCTCTAACCAGCTAGCCAAGTGATTAAAAGTTTCCCTCCTAAGAGTAAAAACAATGAACTATTGTCATCAACAGTGCCTTGACATGCCgcataaatataataaatgtatatatgttAAATCAAGCAAGCTGTGTAATGCTCTTTAACTAGACTTGTACATCGATGTAGTAGATTACTGGGATCTGGCTTGGGTTTGTACTTTTCCATTGCATTAGGCAATACTGCAAAAGCCTTATTATGCCTAACCCCACTGGATTGAGGAATTATGAGATGTGTGAATTGTGATAGAAACACCTACTCCGAATGCAATTGAGTAGTATCAAAATATACACTCGTAGAACCTTGTAATGGATCAATGCAGAAACAATGACATTTTACTCAAAAAACCACAGGACCATTATTGAATATGACACAATAGTCTCCCTCAGTAATATCTACCACATGGCGGTAAAAACAAAGTGTAATAGTGTACAACAATAGAGCAACAAACAATCGGATGTACTatcttaaaaaagaaagaattatcGTAGTTGATAGATACGTTTGTGCTGTGTCCAAGACTCCAAGACAATTGAGAATGAGATTAGAATTGAAACTATACCTGGTGATGTCATACACAAGCAACGCACCGGCAGCCCCTCTGTAGTAGGACCGTGTAATGGATCTGAAAGACTCTTGGCCCGCCtgatatattattattattattgcatatttgcatatttgcaAACAAAATTGTGAACAGAAAAGCTTTAACAAATTCATAGCAATTAAGCATATATTCCATAAAATTAACATTAAACCAGGAGTGAATTTACAAACCGTGTCCCAAATTTGGAGCTTGATTGGTTTGTTGTCGATGGTGATCATCCTGGCTCCGAACTCAACACCAATGGTTAAATCGTGCACTGGCTGGAACCTCTTGTCGGTaaactgaagaagaagacatgattTTCCAACTCCtgcacaacacaacacaacaaattagttattaattaattactcggaaaaggaaacaaaaatccaaaacagaAATTTAGCAAATCGCAAATCAAAGCAAGGATATAAAGAAGTTGATCACGTTGTCGATTACGATTACGATTACGAAggaataataaataaatctaaGCAATTAGAATTACGAAGTACCAGTATCGCCGATGATGATGTACTTGAATAAATACGCGTAAGACATTCTTCCCTCACTTAAGTCTTAtctataaacaaaaacaagtttgagTGAGATAGATCTTTCTCTCGGCTGGGCGGACTAGTTGGAATGATGTATGATGCCAAGTAGTCAGTAATTTCAATTGAATTCTGATTCCAATAGAAAATACaacttggttttgtttgtgtgtatTTTTACAGGAACAGGAGATCGACAAGGGAGAAGAAACCGAAacaagagaggagaggagaggaaaGGGAGGTCAGACGGACAGAGCAAGACCAAAAGCAAAACAGTTTGCAGCGAAGCAATGCGTCTTCTATACACTTCCGCTCTCCGTCCTCGCTGTCATTTCCTCCTTCACGTACATCACCCACTGATTTAGGCCCCAACtcaaaaaaacataaaaaaccaTTACCCCGTCAGTTGGTCCAAATTGGTCCTATTTGGGCCGTCACTCATTTCATGGCCCATTCGCttcttttaatatatatatatatatatatatatatatatatatatatatatatatatatatacacaaaccATAGTTTAAACTAAAATGTGGAGGATTTCTCATACACACGCACAACTAATGTCATGAGATTGACCTCTGATATGCAAGTCCAGACCCTTTTTTACTATGTCTAATTGATCTTTTTGGTAGGTAGGTTTGGGAGTGTTATTGACAGCATTAAATGACGTTTGCAAATAACCAGTACTAGTATTTATAgttgttgatgcgaaaaagtggttta of Prunus dulcis chromosome 4, ALMONDv2, whole genome shotgun sequence contains these proteins:
- the LOC117625962 gene encoding ras-related protein RABB1c; the protein is MSYAYLFKYIIIGDTGVGKSCLLLQFTDKRFQPVHDLTIGVEFGARMITIDNKPIKLQIWDTAGQESFRSITRSYYRGAAGALLVYDITRRETFNHLASWLEDARQHANANMTIMLIGNKCDLAHRRAVSTEEGEQFAKEHGLIFMEASAKTAQNVEEAFIKTAATIYKKIQDGVFDVSNESYGIKVGYGGIPGPSGGRDGSSSQAGGCCS